A single region of the Leptodactylus fuscus isolate aLepFus1 chromosome 5, aLepFus1.hap2, whole genome shotgun sequence genome encodes:
- the PPARA gene encoding peroxisome proliferator-activated receptor alpha produces MSAIMVDTDGEFCSITPLEDDDLGSPLTTEFLPDIGDIQDISQSIEENGSTSFSAAEYTYLGNSPGSNGSVSTDLTDTLSPASSPSSVTFPAPAGGTEDQPNKQLHLECRVCGDKASGFHYGVHACEGCKGFFRRTIRLKLVYDRCERVCKIQKKNRNKCQYCRFEKCLSVGMSHNAIRFGRMPRSEKAKLTAEILTCEQDVKDSQMADLLSLAKLIYEAYQKNFNMNKVKARAILTGKGSNSPFVIHDMETLCMAEKTLVAKLVANGIQNKEAEVRIFHCCQCTSVETVTELTEFAKSIPGFTELDLNDQVTLLKYGVYEAMFAMLASVMNKDGMLVAYGNGFITREFLKSLRKPIGDMMEPKFEFAMKFNALELDDSDISLFVAALICCGDRPGLLNVPSIEKMQENIVHVLKLHLQSNHPDDNFLFPKLLQKMADLRQLVTEHALLVQTIKKTETDAALHPLLQEIYKDMY; encoded by the exons ATGTCCGCCATCATGGTAGACACCGATGGAGAGTTCTGTTCCATAACTCCTCTGGAGGACGATGACCTCGGGAGCCCGCTGACCACCGAATTCCTCCCCGATATTGGGGACATCCAGGACATCTCCCAGAGCATCGAAGAAAATGGATCCACCTCATTCAGCGCGGCCGAGTACACGTATCTGGGGAACAGTCCTGGGTCCAACGGCTCAGTCAGCACGGACCTAACAG ACACGCTGTCACCTGCCTCCAGTCCGTCCTCCGTCACCTTCCCAGCACCGGCTGGTGGCACAGAAGATCAGCCCAACAAGCAGCTGCACCTCGAGTGTCGGGTCTGTGGGGACAAGGCGTCAGGATTTCATTATGGGGTCCACGCGTGTGAGGGCTGTAAG ggttttttcagAAGAACAATACGCCTAAAGCTGGTGTATGACAGGTGTGAACGGGTGTGTAAAATCCAGAAAAAGAATAGGAACAAGTGCCAATATTGCCGGTTCGAAAAGTGCCTTAGTGTGGGGATGTCTCATAATG CAATTCGTTTTGGGAGAATGCCCCGCTCCGAGAAAGCAAAGCTGACGGCGGAGATTCTCACGTGTGAACAAGATGTCAAGGACTCGCAAATGGCCGATCTCCTGTCCCTGGCCAAGCTCATCTACGAGGCCTATCAGAAAAACTTCAATATGAACAAAGTTAAAGCAAGAGCCATCCTCACCGGGAAGGGGAGCAACTCC CCGTTTGTTATCCATGACATGGAGACCCTGTGCATGGCAGAAAAGACTTTAGTAGCCAAGCTCGTGGCCAACGGTATACAGAACAAGGAGGCCGAGGTACGCATCTTCCATTGCTGCCAGTGCACGTCGGTGGAGACTGTGACAGAACTGACCGAATTTGCCAAATCCATACCAGGATTTACCGAACTGGACCTGAACGATCAGGTGACCTTGTTAAAATATGGCGTCTACGAGGCGATGTTTGCCATGCTCGCTTCTGTCATGAACAAAGACGGGATGTTGGTGGCGTACGGGAATGGTTTTATCACCAGGGAGTTCCTGAAGAGTCTACGGAAGCCTATAGGGGACATGATGGAACCCAAATTTGAGTTTGCCATGAAGTTCAACGCTCTGGAGCTGGATGACAGTGACATCTCTCTGTTTGTGGCCGCCCTGATCTGCTGTGGAG ACCGTCCAGGACTGTTGAATGTACCAAGTATAGAGAAGATGCAAGAGAACATCGTCCACGTCCTGAAGCTTCATCTGCAGTCCAACCACCCGGATGACAACTTCCTCTTCCCCAAACTCCTACAGAAAATGGCCGACTTGAGGCAGCTTGTGACTGAGCACGCTCTACTCGTGCAAACCATTAAAAAGACTGAAACCGATGCTGCGCTCCATCCGCTACTGCAAGAGATCTACAAGGACATGTACTGA